One genomic window of Nakamurella panacisegetis includes the following:
- the pip gene encoding prolyl aminopeptidase → MAQLFPHPVPYDEGMLDVGDGQLVHWVVSGNPDGKPVVALHGGPGSGMSSGRAFDPARYRLVRFDQRGCGRSTPSVADLDTDLSTNTTHHLIADIERLREHLGIDRWVVWGGSWGVTLALAYAQRFPDRVTAMVLISVTMTRPQDVHWLYHEVGRYFPVEWHRFSERGGNAPDLIAAYDQLLNRHHDPAVRRQAARDWRDWEDAVLSLEEGWAPSGKYEDPDATVAFARLCAHYFSHAAWLESDELIRNAGRLAGIPAVLIHGRLDLGSPADVPWLLSRAWPEAELHYFGGGHTGSEEARDIMAAALTRFAQE, encoded by the coding sequence GTGGCCCAACTCTTTCCGCATCCCGTTCCGTACGACGAGGGCATGCTGGACGTTGGTGACGGGCAGCTGGTGCACTGGGTGGTCAGCGGCAATCCGGATGGCAAACCGGTGGTGGCGCTGCACGGCGGCCCGGGGAGCGGAATGTCCAGCGGGCGCGCGTTCGACCCGGCCCGGTACCGGCTGGTCCGGTTCGACCAGCGCGGGTGCGGGCGGAGCACGCCGAGCGTGGCCGACCTCGACACCGACCTCTCGACGAACACCACCCACCACCTGATCGCCGACATCGAGCGGCTCCGGGAGCACCTCGGCATTGACCGCTGGGTGGTGTGGGGCGGGTCCTGGGGAGTGACGCTGGCGTTGGCCTACGCGCAGCGCTTCCCTGATCGCGTCACCGCGATGGTGCTGATCTCGGTGACCATGACCCGACCCCAGGACGTGCACTGGCTGTACCACGAGGTGGGCCGGTACTTCCCGGTCGAGTGGCACCGGTTCAGCGAGCGAGGGGGCAACGCACCGGACCTGATCGCGGCCTACGACCAGTTGCTCAATCGCCATCACGACCCCGCTGTCCGTCGTCAGGCCGCGCGGGACTGGCGCGACTGGGAGGACGCTGTGTTGTCGCTCGAGGAGGGTTGGGCGCCGTCGGGAAAGTACGAGGATCCCGATGCGACAGTTGCGTTCGCCCGGCTGTGTGCGCACTACTTCTCCCACGCCGCGTGGCTGGAGTCCGACGAGCTGATCCGCAACGCGGGCCGACTGGCCGGGATCCCGGCCGTGCTGATCCATGGGCGCCTTGACCTGGGCAGCCCGGCGGACGTGCCGTGGCTGCTCTCCCGGGCGTGGCCGGAGGCCGAACTGCACTACTTCGGAGGCGGCCACACCGGGAGCGAGGAGGCGCGCGACATCATGGCGGCGGCGCTGACGCGATTCGCCCAGGAGTGA
- a CDS encoding type III polyketide synthase: MTTLVAVHGVLPEHRYQQDQITQAFAEVCLGDESAANVALLRRLHANCCVDARHLSLPLERYRELADFTEANDEYVRVATDLAEQAVVGALQEAGLRPEDVDIVFSTTVTGLAVPSIEARIAAQVGFRPDVKRVPMFGLGCVAGAAGIARMHDYLLGHPDQVAVLLAVELCSLTVQRDDRSMANLVASGLFGDGAAAVVAVGGAHARAGDGPTVLDTRSHLYPDTQRTMGWDIGAAGLTIVLDAQVPALVEQYLGGDVRSLLAEHDLTVDDIAHWVSHPGGPKVIEAIERELALRPDALEMTWRSLADVGNLSSVSVLHVLRDTLAKRSPMPGTPGVLMAMGPGFCAELVLLRW; the protein is encoded by the coding sequence GTGACGACCCTGGTAGCGGTACACGGCGTGCTCCCGGAGCACCGATATCAGCAGGACCAGATCACCCAGGCATTCGCCGAGGTCTGCCTCGGGGACGAATCCGCCGCCAACGTCGCGCTGCTGCGGCGGCTGCACGCCAACTGCTGCGTGGACGCCCGGCACCTGTCGCTGCCCCTGGAGCGCTACCGGGAGCTGGCCGACTTCACCGAAGCCAACGACGAGTACGTGCGGGTCGCGACCGACCTGGCCGAGCAGGCGGTCGTCGGAGCCCTGCAGGAGGCCGGCCTGCGACCGGAGGACGTTGACATCGTCTTCTCGACCACGGTCACCGGCTTGGCCGTGCCGTCGATCGAGGCTCGGATCGCCGCGCAGGTCGGCTTCCGGCCGGATGTGAAGCGGGTGCCGATGTTCGGGCTCGGGTGCGTGGCCGGGGCGGCCGGCATCGCCCGGATGCACGACTACCTGCTCGGGCACCCGGACCAGGTGGCCGTGTTGCTGGCCGTCGAGTTGTGTTCGCTGACCGTGCAACGTGACGACCGGTCGATGGCGAACCTGGTGGCCAGCGGCCTGTTCGGGGACGGCGCCGCGGCCGTGGTCGCGGTCGGCGGAGCGCACGCACGGGCCGGAGACGGACCGACGGTGCTCGACACCCGCAGTCACCTCTACCCCGACACGCAACGGACCATGGGCTGGGACATCGGTGCCGCGGGGCTCACGATCGTGCTGGACGCGCAGGTCCCGGCCCTGGTCGAGCAGTACCTGGGGGGTGACGTCCGCTCCCTGCTGGCCGAGCACGACCTGACCGTCGACGACATCGCCCACTGGGTATCGCACCCGGGCGGCCCGAAGGTGATCGAGGCGATCGAAAGGGAGCTGGCCCTGCGGCCGGACGCGCTGGAGATGACCTGGCGATCACTGGCCGACGTCGGGAATCTCTCGTCCGTGTCGGTGCTGCACGTGCTGCGGGACACGCTGGCCAAGCGCAGCCCGATGCCCGGCACACCCGGGGTGCTGATGGCCATGGGTCCGGGTTTCTGCGCCGAGCTGGTGCTGTTGCGGTGGTGA
- a CDS encoding isoprenylcysteine carboxyl methyltransferase family protein: MTFYVVLLALFAVERLAELIISKRNIAWSMGRGGRESGAGHYPAMVALHTALLVGALVEVVVAHRPFLPWLGWPMLAIVVAAQSLRWWCIRTLGRRWNTRIVVLPDVPLVTSGPYRWIRHPNYVAVVVEGIALPLVHTAWITAITFTALNAWLLTVRIRAENRALAAVPAA; this comes from the coding sequence GTGACCTTCTACGTCGTGCTGCTCGCCCTGTTCGCCGTGGAGCGCCTGGCCGAGTTGATCATCTCCAAGCGCAACATCGCCTGGAGCATGGGGCGCGGCGGCCGGGAGTCCGGCGCCGGCCACTACCCCGCGATGGTCGCCCTGCACACCGCCCTGCTGGTCGGCGCGCTGGTCGAGGTGGTGGTCGCCCACCGCCCGTTCCTACCGTGGCTGGGCTGGCCGATGCTGGCGATCGTCGTTGCGGCGCAGTCACTCCGGTGGTGGTGCATCAGGACCCTCGGCCGGCGCTGGAACACGAGGATCGTGGTGCTGCCCGACGTGCCGTTGGTGACCTCGGGGCCCTATCGCTGGATCCGGCATCCGAACTACGTGGCGGTCGTCGTCGAGGGCATCGCGTTGCCGTTGGTGCACACCGCCTGGATCACCGCCATCACGTTCACCGCGCTCAACGCCTGGCTGCTGACCGTCCGGATCCGCGCCGAGAACCGGGCCCTGGCCGCAGTGCCCGCGGCGTGA
- a CDS encoding NAD(P)/FAD-dependent oxidoreductase produces the protein MIDLLVAGAGPAGLATALYAARAGLSVTVVDPRTGPIDKACGEGLMPGAVRALNDLGVVLSGQAFGGIRYLDARRSAAALFPHGAGLGVRRTALHEAMTTRAVAAGVRFAVGTVTDVSQGHDTVTAAGHQARYLVAADGLHSPVRHQLGLNRPARGPARWGQRQHFSVASSANLVEVHWAARSECYVTPIGPGEIGVAVLSSRRAPFAVQLEAFPRVLEALRGATPTTVVRGAGPLRQNASRRALNRVLLVGDAAGYVDALTGEGIAVSLACARSAVAAIVADRPTDYERAWRRDTRRYRWITETLLTTRRFAGRSIVPAASLLPDVFRLAVGQLAR, from the coding sequence GTGATCGACCTGCTGGTGGCCGGGGCCGGACCGGCCGGTCTGGCCACCGCCCTGTACGCCGCCCGCGCCGGGCTGAGCGTCACCGTCGTCGATCCGCGCACCGGCCCGATCGACAAGGCCTGCGGGGAGGGCCTGATGCCGGGAGCCGTCCGAGCCCTGAACGACCTAGGCGTCGTCCTGTCGGGCCAGGCCTTCGGCGGCATCCGCTACCTCGACGCCCGGCGCTCGGCCGCGGCGTTGTTCCCGCACGGCGCCGGCCTGGGCGTGCGCCGCACCGCCCTGCACGAGGCGATGACCACCAGGGCCGTCGCCGCCGGGGTGCGGTTCGCGGTCGGTACGGTCACCGACGTGTCCCAGGGACACGACACCGTGACGGCGGCCGGTCACCAGGCCCGATACCTGGTCGCTGCCGACGGCCTGCACTCGCCGGTGCGGCATCAGCTCGGCCTGAACCGCCCGGCCCGCGGGCCGGCCCGATGGGGCCAACGGCAACATTTCTCGGTGGCTTCGAGCGCGAACCTGGTCGAGGTGCATTGGGCCGCACGGTCGGAGTGCTACGTGACCCCGATCGGGCCCGGGGAGATCGGCGTGGCCGTCCTCAGTTCGCGCAGGGCGCCGTTCGCCGTGCAGCTCGAGGCGTTTCCCCGGGTCTTGGAGGCTTTGCGCGGCGCCACCCCGACCACCGTCGTCCGCGGGGCGGGACCCCTGCGGCAGAACGCATCTCGTCGCGCTCTGAACCGGGTGCTGCTGGTCGGCGACGCCGCCGGCTACGTCGACGCCCTGACCGGCGAGGGCATCGCGGTGTCCCTGGCCTGCGCCCGGTCGGCGGTGGCGGCCATCGTCGCTGACCGCCCGACGGACTACGAACGGGCCTGGAGACGGGACACCCGCCGATACCGCTGGATCACCGAGACCCTGTTGACCACGCGTCGTTTCGCCGGCCGATCGATCGTTCCGGCCGCATCGCTGCTGCCCGACGTGTTCCGCCTGGCGGTCGGACAACTGGCCCGCTGA
- a CDS encoding trypsin-like serine peptidase: protein MQSGRTGYRRRRVTSALSALALATVLSSCQGVGIAGSAVIAPSTGPVTVTPVVTGTTIRPVTAPPTAGYVVAAAPPAITVHRTEQDWWGVPVDVNHQSSLTSDSPVDDSANVYVQPTTAVQPKNAVNFDNSSTGKVWPGPGLSGHTNGQIIAIQDGEVYACSGTVVRSAAHNVVVTAGHCVWNIPLGKPHSRGGDAMTQLSEIWFVPGAANISEPLRLSADGVPELDAPDGIWRVDTAYSNHRWLESTWITRSGSGIDRTERMHGDGSHDDVAFVTLRPLDGQDIEDVTGAQGLLFTPTAPTSPDLNYPTVVVGYPAGTPFDGSTQRYCASTYLRTYEGDSYSRTASMPCAMTPGASGGAWFSGFDQVEGVGYVYGVTSRGGDGELTVALLSLTLDYPLYRRVSAA, encoded by the coding sequence ATGCAATCAGGCAGGACGGGGTACCGACGCCGACGGGTCACGTCGGCGCTGTCGGCCCTGGCATTGGCGACGGTGCTGTCCTCGTGCCAGGGAGTCGGCATCGCCGGGAGCGCGGTCATCGCCCCGTCCACCGGCCCGGTCACGGTGACGCCGGTGGTCACCGGTACCACCATCCGGCCGGTCACGGCGCCGCCGACCGCCGGCTATGTGGTGGCTGCCGCCCCGCCGGCGATCACCGTCCATCGGACGGAACAGGACTGGTGGGGTGTCCCGGTCGACGTCAACCATCAGAGCTCGCTGACCAGCGACAGCCCGGTGGACGATTCGGCCAACGTCTACGTGCAGCCGACCACCGCCGTCCAGCCGAAGAACGCGGTCAACTTCGACAACTCCTCGACCGGGAAGGTCTGGCCCGGACCGGGGCTGTCCGGCCACACGAACGGCCAGATCATCGCCATCCAGGACGGCGAGGTCTACGCCTGCTCGGGCACCGTCGTGCGCTCGGCCGCACACAACGTGGTGGTGACGGCCGGGCACTGCGTGTGGAACATCCCGCTCGGCAAGCCGCACAGCCGGGGCGGCGACGCGATGACCCAGCTCTCGGAGATCTGGTTCGTCCCCGGCGCGGCCAACATCAGTGAGCCCCTGCGGCTGAGTGCCGACGGCGTACCGGAACTCGATGCGCCGGACGGTATCTGGCGCGTCGACACCGCGTACTCCAACCATCGCTGGCTGGAGAGCACGTGGATCACTCGGAGCGGGTCCGGAATCGACCGGACCGAACGGATGCACGGCGACGGGTCCCACGACGACGTCGCCTTCGTCACTCTGCGCCCGTTGGACGGGCAGGACATCGAAGATGTCACCGGGGCCCAGGGGTTGCTGTTCACCCCGACCGCTCCGACGTCCCCGGACCTGAACTATCCGACGGTGGTGGTCGGGTACCCGGCGGGGACACCGTTCGACGGGTCGACCCAGCGCTACTGTGCCTCCACCTACCTCCGGACGTACGAAGGTGATTCGTATTCGCGCACGGCGTCGATGCCGTGCGCCATGACGCCAGGGGCGTCCGGGGGTGCCTGGTTCAGCGGTTTCGACCAGGTGGAGGGGGTCGGATACGTCTATGGCGTCACCTCCCGCGGCGGCGACGGTGAACTCACGGTGGCCTTGCTGAGCCTGACCCTGGACTACCCGCTCTACCGGAGAGTGAGCGCGGCATGA
- a CDS encoding glycoside hydrolase domain-containing protein: MRFSSFLRSSTLRAAVAVTMGAAVLTAIPAAASAAPPVTPTTPSTAPTGTDQLSSPRAQAQAAAAASTVLNPAAVTAPAGTRSIVTPGLKGLDQIGVVNATQMSCLSGKGYSFAFVNTNETTFATYNNAAAAGLKVVLFQGYYQQYWANQGGNGTTQGQKAATYATTAKYPAGGMIFLNLEQTTNTTHSNLMTWVKAWAAAVIAKGFKAGVYIGANAGLTKADLDTMPGVSAYWRSTSHDTTAPTPTRGLVVIQSLPLDDTGDGCGIGVDQDTAGRDANGVQLVGAAFPRTRTAASAAGAFEPLSPTRLLDTRSGLGAKAGAVPSTGRLTLTVAGRGGVPSTGVSAVVLNVTATAPTTAGNISVAPAGGTNSGSNVNYAKGQTAANLVTVGLGTGGAVTLANGGSGSVQMIADVAGYYLAGAGPASAPGTFQPLTSPVRLLDTRPKPAAAHSTTVVQVTGVKSTIPNDGSAGAAVMNLTAVAPSQPGYLTAFATGTSAPNASSVNYVVGATTPNLATVRLSVANQPSGQAGGQISLYNNTPGATNLLADVTGYYLAGQPTLTGTYQAMNSPVRLLDTRSGKGGSSTVAASRAIALQVAGTGSGATSIPSTATAVAINVTVVGPAAGGYLRVFPSDQSAPNASNLDFAARATVANLVIVPIGADGKIVLDNQSGGTTDVLGDVAGYFLG; the protein is encoded by the coding sequence ATGCGCTTTTCCTCCTTCCTGCGTTCCTCGACCCTCCGGGCCGCAGTTGCCGTGACGATGGGCGCCGCTGTCCTGACGGCGATTCCGGCCGCCGCGTCGGCCGCCCCACCCGTCACACCGACGACTCCGTCCACCGCGCCGACCGGGACGGACCAGTTGTCGTCTCCCCGGGCCCAGGCTCAGGCCGCCGCGGCGGCGTCCACCGTGCTGAACCCAGCCGCCGTGACCGCGCCGGCGGGCACCCGGTCCATCGTCACGCCCGGGTTGAAGGGACTCGACCAGATCGGCGTGGTGAACGCCACCCAGATGTCATGCCTGAGCGGGAAGGGCTATTCGTTCGCATTCGTGAACACGAACGAAACCACTTTCGCCACGTACAACAACGCCGCGGCCGCGGGCCTGAAGGTGGTGCTGTTCCAGGGCTACTACCAGCAGTACTGGGCGAACCAGGGAGGCAACGGTACGACCCAGGGCCAGAAGGCAGCGACGTATGCCACGACCGCCAAGTACCCCGCCGGCGGAATGATCTTCCTCAACCTCGAGCAGACCACGAACACCACTCACTCGAACCTGATGACGTGGGTCAAGGCGTGGGCCGCAGCCGTGATCGCCAAGGGCTTCAAGGCGGGTGTCTACATCGGCGCCAACGCCGGACTCACCAAGGCCGACCTCGACACGATGCCCGGGGTCAGCGCGTACTGGCGCTCTACATCGCACGACACGACCGCGCCCACTCCGACGCGTGGATTGGTCGTCATCCAGAGCCTTCCCCTCGACGACACCGGGGACGGTTGCGGCATCGGCGTCGACCAGGACACCGCCGGCCGGGACGCCAACGGCGTACAGCTGGTCGGCGCCGCCTTCCCACGAACCCGGACCGCGGCGAGCGCCGCCGGTGCCTTCGAGCCGCTGAGCCCGACCCGTCTGTTGGACACCCGCAGCGGGCTCGGAGCCAAGGCCGGCGCGGTGCCCAGCACCGGGCGGCTGACGTTGACCGTCGCCGGGCGTGGGGGAGTTCCGTCCACCGGCGTGAGCGCCGTCGTACTGAACGTCACCGCGACCGCTCCGACCACGGCGGGCAACATCTCGGTGGCGCCGGCCGGGGGCACGAACAGCGGTTCGAACGTCAACTACGCCAAGGGCCAGACCGCGGCGAACCTGGTCACGGTCGGCCTCGGCACCGGTGGTGCCGTGACCCTGGCCAACGGCGGCTCCGGCTCCGTTCAGATGATCGCCGACGTAGCCGGCTACTACCTGGCCGGCGCCGGTCCAGCATCCGCTCCGGGAACCTTCCAACCCCTGACATCGCCGGTGCGGCTGCTCGACACCCGGCCCAAGCCGGCGGCGGCCCATTCGACCACCGTCGTGCAGGTCACCGGGGTCAAGAGCACGATTCCGAACGATGGCTCGGCCGGCGCTGCGGTGATGAACCTGACCGCGGTCGCTCCCAGCCAGCCGGGCTACCTGACGGCCTTCGCGACCGGCACCTCGGCGCCCAACGCGTCCAGTGTCAACTACGTGGTCGGGGCCACCACCCCGAACCTGGCCACCGTCCGACTGAGCGTTGCCAATCAGCCCTCCGGACAGGCGGGCGGCCAGATCTCGCTGTACAACAACACCCCGGGGGCCACCAACCTGCTGGCCGACGTGACGGGCTACTATCTCGCCGGCCAGCCGACCCTGACCGGCACCTATCAGGCGATGAACAGTCCCGTGCGGCTGCTCGACACCCGGTCAGGCAAGGGCGGCTCGAGCACCGTTGCCGCTTCGCGGGCGATCGCGCTGCAGGTCGCCGGCACCGGTAGCGGCGCCACGAGCATCCCGTCCACCGCGACCGCGGTGGCCATCAACGTCACCGTCGTCGGACCGGCGGCCGGCGGCTACCTGCGCGTATTCCCGTCCGACCAGTCGGCCCCGAACGCTTCCAACTTGGACTTCGCGGCCAGAGCGACGGTGGCCAATCTGGTGATCGTCCCGATCGGAGCCGACGGGAAGATCGTCCTGGACAACCAATCGGGCGGCACCACCGACGTTCTGGGTGACGTCGCGGGTTACTTCCTGGGCTGA
- a CDS encoding GbsR/MarR family transcriptional regulator translates to MPSDAEITFADHTARFYARRYGFPPMVGRLIGYLAVCDPPEQSVGELADALLASRSAIANAVKVLESIHIVLRTRVAGDRMDRVRLDMGSPEALGMDTSEYIELGQLARDGLDVLQDAPAHRRALLSEMSAYADFLVEQMPRLEQDWKVRRAALIESGELIEVNRKARS, encoded by the coding sequence ATGCCGAGCGACGCCGAAATCACGTTCGCCGATCACACCGCCCGCTTCTACGCCCGCCGCTACGGCTTCCCGCCGATGGTGGGCCGGTTGATCGGCTACCTGGCCGTGTGCGATCCACCCGAGCAGAGCGTCGGTGAGCTGGCCGACGCCCTACTGGCCAGCCGCAGCGCCATCGCCAATGCGGTGAAGGTGCTCGAGTCGATCCACATCGTGCTGCGGACCCGAGTGGCCGGAGACCGGATGGATCGGGTCCGGCTCGACATGGGCTCCCCCGAGGCACTGGGTATGGACACCTCCGAGTACATCGAGCTCGGGCAGTTGGCCCGCGACGGCCTCGACGTGCTCCAGGACGCACCGGCTCATCGGCGCGCCCTGCTGTCGGAGATGTCGGCCTATGCCGACTTCCTGGTCGAGCAGATGCCGCGGCTCGAACAGGACTGGAAGGTGCGGCGCGCCGCACTGATCGAGAGCGGCGAGCTCATCGAGGTGAACAGAAAGGCACGTTCATGA
- a CDS encoding ATP-binding cassette domain-containing protein, whose product MNGVRPLAIVATGLRKSFGANDVLKGVDLVVTEGTVFALLGPNGSGKTTIVRILSTLIPSDAGRVEVAGHDVQSDPDGVRATIGVTGQFSAVDDLLTGEENLRLMADLSHLGRDGGRVRVAELLERFDLVDAARRPVSTYSGGMRRRLDLAMTLIGSPRVIFLDEPTTGLDPRSRRQMWDIIRDLAARGVTIFLTTQYLDEADHLAGEIAVLDKGRIVAHGTPDELKRRIPGGHVRLQFSSPQALAAAADLFETTSRDEDRLLLELPSDGDVASLRRLLERLDDAQLDVEQFSVHTPDLDDVFFAITGHPTGQEVPAS is encoded by the coding sequence ATGAATGGTGTTCGACCGCTGGCCATCGTCGCCACCGGCCTGCGAAAGTCGTTCGGCGCCAATGACGTTCTCAAGGGCGTCGACCTCGTCGTCACGGAAGGCACGGTCTTCGCCCTGCTCGGCCCGAACGGATCCGGCAAGACCACGATCGTCCGCATCCTGTCCACGTTGATCCCGTCCGACGCCGGCCGGGTGGAGGTGGCCGGGCACGACGTGCAGTCCGACCCCGACGGCGTCCGCGCGACCATCGGCGTCACCGGTCAGTTCTCCGCCGTGGACGACCTTCTCACCGGCGAGGAGAACCTGCGACTGATGGCCGACCTGAGCCATCTGGGCCGCGACGGCGGCCGGGTCCGGGTCGCCGAGCTGCTGGAACGGTTCGACCTGGTCGACGCCGCCCGCCGGCCGGTGTCCACCTACTCCGGCGGCATGCGCCGCCGGCTCGACCTGGCCATGACGTTGATCGGCTCGCCCCGGGTGATCTTCCTGGACGAACCGACCACCGGTCTGGACCCGCGCAGCCGGCGTCAGATGTGGGACATCATCAGGGATCTCGCCGCCCGCGGGGTCACCATCTTCCTGACCACCCAGTACCTGGACGAAGCCGACCACCTGGCCGGCGAGATCGCCGTCCTGGACAAGGGCCGGATCGTCGCGCACGGCACACCGGACGAGCTGAAGCGGCGGATACCGGGCGGTCACGTGCGGCTGCAGTTCAGCTCGCCGCAAGCCCTGGCCGCGGCGGCCGACCTGTTCGAGACCACCTCGCGCGACGAGGACCGGCTGCTGCTCGAACTGCCGAGCGACGGTGACGTCGCCTCGCTCCGGCGCCTGCTCGAGCGGCTCGACGACGCGCAGCTCGACGTCGAGCAGTTCTCCGTCCACACCCCCGACCTGGACGACGTCTTCTTCGCGATCACCGGCCACCCGACCGGGCAGGAGGTACCTGCATCATGA
- a CDS encoding ABC transporter permease has product MTTLAYTLTDSSTLLRRNLRRLLRYKSLVFLQISMPIIFLLLFAFVFGGQLSNGLGPALSGGHTGRTGYLTYITPGILLITIGGAVQGTAIVVAMDMTGGIIDRLRTMAIARSAVLTGHVVASLIQTAVSLVVVLAVSVALGFRPTAGPVEWLAAAGVLILFGFALTWLATALGLAAASVETASNTPMILLLLPFLSSAFVPTSTLPAGLRQFAEYQPFTPVTETVRGLLTGTPIGHDGITAVAWSVGIAALSYLWARRLYRTRRPRSS; this is encoded by the coding sequence ATGACCACTCTGGCCTACACCCTGACCGACTCCTCCACCTTGCTGCGGCGGAACCTGCGACGCCTGCTGCGCTACAAGTCGCTGGTGTTCCTGCAGATCAGCATGCCGATCATCTTCCTGCTGCTGTTCGCTTTCGTCTTCGGGGGGCAGCTGAGCAACGGACTCGGACCGGCGCTGTCCGGCGGTCACACCGGACGCACCGGTTACCTGACGTACATCACGCCGGGCATCCTGCTGATCACCATCGGCGGCGCCGTCCAGGGCACCGCGATCGTGGTGGCCATGGACATGACCGGCGGGATCATCGATCGCCTGCGCACCATGGCCATCGCCCGTTCGGCCGTCCTGACCGGACACGTCGTGGCCAGCTTGATCCAGACCGCGGTCAGCCTGGTGGTGGTGCTGGCGGTGTCCGTTGCGCTGGGCTTCCGACCGACGGCCGGGCCGGTCGAATGGCTGGCCGCGGCCGGTGTCCTGATCCTCTTCGGGTTCGCGCTCACCTGGCTGGCCACCGCCCTCGGACTGGCCGCGGCCAGTGTGGAGACGGCATCGAACACCCCGATGATCCTGTTGTTGCTGCCCTTCCTGAGCAGCGCCTTCGTGCCGACGTCCACCCTGCCCGCCGGCCTTCGACAGTTCGCCGAGTACCAGCCGTTCACCCCGGTCACCGAGACGGTCCGGGGCCTGCTCACGGGAACTCCGATCGGCCACGACGGCATCACCGCCGTGGCCTGGAGCGTAGGTATCGCCGCGCTGTCCTACCTGTGGGCCCGGCGCCTGTACCGCACGCGCCGCCCTCGGAGCAGTTGA
- a CDS encoding Na+/H+ antiporter codes for MSGATILMLVVGAIAIAAASRRWGWPTPLVLVVAGLALSFVPGIPNIELDPDIVLFGVLPPLLFNASLDTSYLNLRANFRPVALLSIGLVLFTTVTVGVVAYLVVGHDLGWALALVLGAVVSPPDAVATTAIARNLRLPRRILTILGGESLLNDATALTAYRVALGAVGATVSVWHGVGLFALAVVVGVGIGLVLGIVGAWLLCRLSDPLVEVAIFLILPFGAYALAEELHGSGVLSVVAAGILLGRKMPKMHYATRLQGASVTATIDFVLETLVFGLIGLQLPSVIQNLTGRDPGTVTGLVVAVVLTVLVTRIVWMFPATYLPRKLSKKISAREKRPSLAQVTIISWAGMRGVVTLAAAYAIPVTVNGEKLPGRDLVLLCSFAVVLATLLLQGLTLPWLIRRVHLPTGEDQSDALAEAQAAQQAAQAAVERLEEIAQAELPDSASIVDDLRNSAESRANAAWERLGPQGEDRQETPSELYRRLRRDMLNQERTVYIGERDRGRIDDEVLRRVQRELDLEEAMLDR; via the coding sequence ATGTCAGGCGCCACCATCTTGATGCTAGTGGTCGGGGCGATCGCGATTGCCGCGGCGTCCCGCCGGTGGGGTTGGCCCACCCCGTTGGTGCTGGTGGTGGCCGGTCTGGCGCTGTCGTTCGTGCCAGGTATCCCGAACATCGAACTCGATCCGGACATCGTCCTGTTCGGGGTGCTTCCGCCGTTGCTGTTCAACGCCTCGCTGGACACCTCCTACCTCAACCTGCGCGCCAACTTCCGGCCGGTGGCGTTGCTGTCGATCGGTCTCGTCCTGTTCACCACGGTCACGGTCGGGGTGGTCGCCTACCTGGTGGTCGGCCACGACCTCGGCTGGGCGCTGGCCCTGGTTCTCGGCGCCGTGGTCTCGCCACCCGACGCGGTGGCCACCACCGCGATCGCCCGCAACCTCCGGCTGCCGCGGCGCATCCTCACCATCCTCGGCGGGGAATCGCTGCTCAACGACGCAACCGCGCTGACCGCCTACCGGGTGGCGCTGGGCGCGGTCGGGGCCACCGTGTCGGTGTGGCACGGCGTCGGGCTCTTCGCCCTGGCCGTGGTGGTCGGGGTCGGGATCGGCCTGGTCCTGGGCATCGTCGGGGCCTGGTTGCTGTGCCGCCTGTCCGACCCGCTGGTCGAGGTGGCGATCTTCCTGATCCTGCCGTTCGGCGCCTACGCCTTGGCCGAGGAACTGCACGGCAGCGGCGTCCTGTCGGTGGTGGCGGCCGGGATCCTGCTCGGCCGGAAGATGCCCAAGATGCACTACGCCACCCGTCTGCAGGGGGCGTCGGTGACGGCGACCATCGACTTCGTGCTGGAGACGCTGGTCTTCGGGTTGATCGGCCTGCAACTGCCGTCGGTGATCCAGAATCTGACCGGCCGCGACCCGGGCACGGTGACTGGGCTGGTGGTGGCGGTGGTCCTGACCGTGCTGGTGACCCGGATCGTCTGGATGTTCCCGGCGACCTACCTGCCGCGAAAGCTGTCCAAGAAGATCAGCGCCCGGGAGAAGCGACCGTCGCTGGCCCAGGTCACGATCATTTCCTGGGCCGGGATGCGCGGGGTGGTCACGCTGGCTGCCGCGTACGCCATCCCGGTGACCGTCAACGGGGAGAAGCTCCCGGGCCGCGACCTGGTACTGCTGTGCAGCTTCGCCGTCGTGCTGGCCACCCTGCTGCTACAGGGCCTCACCCTGCCCTGGCTGATCAGACGGGTCCACCTGCCTACCGGCGAGGACCAGTCGGACGCGTTGGCCGAGGCCCAGGCTGCCCAGCAGGCCGCCCAGGCCGCGGTCGAACGACTGGAGGAGATCGCCCAGGCCGAACTGCCGGACAGCGCGTCCATCGTCGATGACCTCCGCAACTCGGCCGAGTCCCGCGCCAACGCGGCGTGGGAGCGGCTGGGCCCGCAGGGGGAGGACCGGCAGGAAACACCCTCCGAGCTCTACCGCCGCCTCCGTCGCGACATGCTCAACCAGGAGCGCACGGTCTACATCGGGGAGCGTGACCGGGGCCGGATCGACGACGAGGTGTTGCGCCGCGTCCAACGTGAACTCGACCTCGAGGAGGCCATGCTCGATCGGTGA